In Sutterella faecalis, a genomic segment contains:
- the trmB gene encoding tRNA (guanosine(46)-N7)-methyltransferase TrmB, producing the protein MEKKELTPEELEELKQRHIRSFVMRKGHISNAQKRALEEALPRYAVDYEPKLLDFNAAFGREAPVVLEIGCGMGETTCAIAAAHPEINFLGCEVFAAGVGALAKRLDEMALTNVRIVRHDAVEVVRDMIPENFLAGVHIYFPDPWRKARHHKRRLVAQPFIGMLVSRIAPGGYIHCATDWENYSEQMMEVLSAEPKLRNLHEGFSPVMANPLCERPQTKFQARGERLGHGIWDLVFIRQ; encoded by the coding sequence ATGGAAAAGAAGGAACTTACGCCCGAAGAACTCGAGGAACTCAAGCAGCGCCACATCCGCAGCTTCGTCATGCGCAAAGGACACATCTCGAATGCGCAGAAACGCGCTCTCGAGGAAGCGCTTCCGCGCTATGCGGTCGACTATGAGCCGAAGCTCCTCGACTTCAATGCCGCTTTCGGCCGTGAAGCCCCTGTTGTGCTCGAGATCGGCTGCGGCATGGGCGAAACCACCTGTGCGATTGCGGCGGCGCACCCGGAAATCAACTTTCTCGGCTGCGAAGTCTTCGCCGCCGGCGTGGGCGCACTCGCAAAGCGCCTTGATGAAATGGCGCTCACCAATGTGCGCATCGTGCGTCACGATGCCGTTGAGGTCGTGCGCGACATGATCCCGGAAAACTTCCTCGCGGGCGTGCACATCTACTTTCCCGATCCGTGGCGCAAGGCGCGCCACCATAAGCGCCGCCTCGTTGCCCAGCCCTTCATTGGAATGCTTGTTTCCCGCATTGCCCCGGGCGGCTACATCCACTGCGCCACCGACTGGGAAAATTATTCCGAACAGATGATGGAAGTTCTTTCTGCGGAACCGAAGCTCAGGAACCTCCATGAAGGCTTCAGCCCCGTCATGGCGAATCCCCTCTGCGAACGGCCGCAGACGAAGTTCCAGGCCCGCGGCGAAAGACTCGGCCACGGCATTTGGGATCTCGTCTTCATCCGCCAGTAA
- a CDS encoding methionine ABC transporter ATP-binding protein: MIKLEHITQTYVSPDGTAFDALKDVSIHIRSGEIFGIIGRSGAGKSTLVRCINLLNRPTSGSVIVDGQDLTKLSDDNLRKVRRSIGMIFQHFNLLSSRTVYDNIALPLELTGTPKDQIREKITPLIHLVGLDEHANKYPSQLSGGQKQRVGIARALANDPKVLLSDEATSALDPETTVATLELLKRINQELGVTIVMITHEMNVVKQICGRVVVMNKGEIVEEGDVIDIFARPQSETTRALIGQVMARDLPQSIVDTVNASRALNGRDNVHLLHLSFIGGEVTEPVISLASREFGINFNILRGTVDDLQGRTLGTLTLLVVAPGETYRKAVEFIRDRGVLVEEIQNV; encoded by the coding sequence ATGATCAAGCTCGAACACATTACGCAGACTTACGTCAGTCCTGACGGAACGGCGTTTGATGCGCTCAAGGATGTCTCCATACACATCCGCTCCGGAGAAATCTTCGGCATCATCGGTCGCTCGGGGGCTGGCAAGAGCACGCTGGTACGCTGCATCAACCTGCTCAACCGCCCGACGAGCGGCAGCGTCATCGTCGACGGCCAGGATCTCACGAAGCTTTCCGACGACAATCTGCGCAAGGTCCGCCGCTCCATCGGCATGATCTTCCAGCACTTCAATCTTCTCTCCTCGCGCACGGTCTACGACAACATCGCGCTGCCGCTTGAACTCACCGGCACGCCGAAGGACCAGATCCGCGAGAAGATCACGCCGCTCATCCACCTTGTGGGTCTTGACGAGCACGCCAATAAATATCCGTCCCAGCTTTCAGGCGGCCAGAAGCAGCGCGTCGGCATCGCCCGCGCACTCGCAAACGACCCGAAAGTGCTTCTGTCGGACGAAGCAACCTCTGCGCTCGACCCCGAAACCACCGTCGCCACCCTGGAGCTCCTGAAGCGCATTAATCAGGAACTCGGCGTCACGATCGTCATGATCACGCATGAAATGAACGTCGTGAAGCAGATCTGCGGCCGCGTAGTCGTCATGAATAAGGGCGAAATTGTTGAGGAAGGCGACGTGATCGACATCTTTGCGCGTCCGCAGTCCGAAACCACGCGCGCGCTCATCGGCCAGGTAATGGCCCGCGATCTGCCTCAGTCCATCGTCGATACGGTGAATGCCTCGCGCGCCCTCAATGGCCGCGACAATGTGCACCTGCTCCATCTTTCCTTCATCGGCGGCGAGGTGACGGAACCCGTCATTTCGCTTGCTTCGCGTGAATTCGGCATCAACTTCAACATCCTGAGGGGTACGGTCGACGACCTTCAGGGCCGTACGCTCGGCACGCTCACGCTTCTTGTCGTAGCCCCGGGTGAAACCTATCGAAAAGCCGTGGAATTCATCCGCGACCGCGGCGTTCTCGTCGAGGAGATCCAGAATGTCTAA
- a CDS encoding UPF0149 family protein, which translates to MAEDTKLIDSAEIEEMQDRIEALKSEEAMDAGVLDGYLTATALNPAKPSEEDVLPFVFSASGDPEALPDDERLLELIRMRMREIKAALNAGGGLDPVIFPLVDDEGKEVTNEEGIEAVVPWAAGFMMGATQWPDEVTESDATQKALIPIAARMAAEDDELEADAEAVYQAAKNLCPPAKDLGEALYQMVESVFRLKDLNVPNEPIRREAPRVGRNDPCPCGSGKKFKQCCGKKA; encoded by the coding sequence ATGGCTGAAGACACCAAGCTCATTGACAGCGCTGAAATTGAAGAAATGCAGGACCGCATCGAAGCGCTCAAGAGTGAGGAGGCGATGGACGCAGGCGTGCTCGACGGCTACCTTACCGCCACGGCGCTCAACCCCGCAAAACCCTCCGAAGAAGATGTGCTTCCCTTCGTCTTCAGTGCATCGGGGGACCCGGAAGCGCTGCCCGACGACGAACGCCTCCTTGAACTCATCCGCATGCGCATGCGCGAAATCAAAGCCGCCCTCAATGCCGGCGGCGGCCTCGACCCGGTAATCTTCCCGCTCGTTGATGACGAAGGCAAGGAAGTCACGAACGAAGAAGGCATTGAAGCGGTCGTTCCCTGGGCAGCAGGCTTCATGATGGGCGCAACGCAGTGGCCGGACGAGGTGACGGAATCGGATGCGACGCAGAAGGCTCTGATCCCGATTGCCGCCCGCATGGCCGCTGAAGACGACGAGCTCGAGGCAGACGCTGAAGCGGTCTACCAGGCCGCCAAAAACTTGTGCCCGCCGGCAAAGGATCTCGGCGAAGCGCTCTACCAAATGGTTGAGAGCGTCTTCCGCCTCAAGGATCTCAATGTTCCCAATGAACCCATCCGCCGCGAGGCTCCCCGCGTCGGCAGAAACGATCCTTGCCCGTGCGGAAGCGGAAAGAAATTCAAGCAGTGCTGCGGCAAAAAGGCCTGA
- a CDS encoding universal stress protein — protein MYKRILVPTDGSERSVKAVEGAARFAKPLGATLVIMTVIEPYSYTNLAEYRPESIEQYDERVSAEAEERLAEAKRVADAVGVENKTVMVKSFSPSEAIIEQAEKNGCDIIFMASHGRKGIAAVLLGSETQKVLTHSRFPVMVYR, from the coding sequence ATGTACAAGCGCATTCTTGTGCCGACGGACGGATCGGAACGTTCTGTGAAGGCGGTTGAGGGCGCGGCCCGCTTTGCCAAACCCCTTGGCGCAACCCTCGTCATCATGACGGTGATCGAGCCCTATTCCTATACGAACCTTGCGGAATATCGCCCTGAGTCGATCGAACAGTACGACGAGCGCGTATCTGCTGAGGCTGAGGAACGTCTCGCTGAGGCCAAGCGCGTGGCGGACGCCGTGGGGGTGGAAAACAAAACCGTGATGGTGAAGAGCTTCTCGCCCTCCGAAGCCATCATCGAGCAGGCCGAAAAGAACGGCTGCGACATCATCTTCATGGCGAGCCACGGGCGCAAGGGCATCGCTGCCGTGCTCCTCGGATCGGAAACGCAGAAGGTGCTTACGCATTCACGCTTCCCGGTCATGGTTTATCGCTAA
- a CDS encoding protein kinase family protein, with translation MCRDRAPQANIDDVSISISQIEKAPSRLLREGRCANARVTEVEIDGRKWVVKDFSCRSWFVRNLIAPILISHEIVSIRRLKGISGIAQHIVRVGPGMLAIEYIEGRSLDKAAPRSVTPEFLEKLEALIRQVHERGVVHLDLRGGGNIIMRPDGTPGLIDFQSGLVTTHMPRVIVKQLEAMDMSGAYKKWKRYQPEAMGEYRAEELERVNRLRRFWILHGYCGRRKKRK, from the coding sequence ATGTGCAGGGACAGAGCGCCGCAGGCGAATATCGACGACGTCAGCATTTCAATCTCTCAGATTGAAAAGGCCCCGTCGCGCCTTCTGCGCGAGGGACGCTGCGCGAATGCCCGGGTGACGGAAGTCGAGATTGATGGCAGAAAATGGGTGGTGAAGGATTTTTCCTGCCGCTCATGGTTCGTGAGAAATCTGATTGCCCCCATCCTGATTTCGCACGAAATTGTTTCCATCCGAAGGCTGAAGGGCATCAGCGGAATCGCCCAGCATATCGTGCGCGTGGGGCCGGGCATGCTGGCGATTGAATACATCGAGGGGCGGTCGCTCGATAAAGCTGCGCCCAGGAGCGTTACGCCCGAGTTTCTTGAAAAACTTGAGGCCCTTATCCGCCAGGTGCATGAACGGGGCGTCGTGCATCTCGATCTGAGGGGCGGCGGCAACATCATCATGCGCCCGGACGGCACGCCCGGGCTGATTGACTTTCAGTCCGGTCTCGTGACCACGCATATGCCCCGCGTGATCGTGAAGCAGCTTGAAGCCATGGATATGTCGGGCGCTTACAAGAAGTGGAAGCGCTATCAGCCCGAAGCCATGGGGGAATACCGCGCTGAGGAGCTTGAACGGGTGAATCGGCTTCGCCGCTTCTGGATTCTTCACGGCTACTGCGGCCGCAGAAAGAAGAGAAAGTAA
- a CDS encoding Fic family protein, whose product MADLSDTAKRNELNGMFWQTLKTPALPCIGDPIKATRIFHSNLAAITWNSLSTLEQNPATLPQTSTILAGQSVGGISIDDLMQVKNFADGAKKLIEMVRSGTFNLDIETACALHQYVGKEEALDWGVLRYSKVSIQGTAYIPPNASLLPSIAEKGFSFLRNQIVNPIERAFAAFLFMSRSQFFFDANKRTSVLMMNGILLSNGYYPVTVLKKDSEVFYAKLAVFYETGDADDMMEFLGSLAGQMYE is encoded by the coding sequence ATGGCAGACTTGTCGGATACTGCAAAGCGGAACGAGCTCAATGGCATGTTCTGGCAAACGCTTAAAACGCCTGCACTACCCTGTATCGGAGATCCGATTAAAGCCACCAGAATTTTTCACTCCAACCTCGCGGCAATCACCTGGAATAGTCTCTCAACGCTAGAGCAGAATCCGGCAACACTTCCACAGACATCCACAATCCTTGCTGGTCAATCCGTTGGCGGCATCAGTATTGATGATCTCATGCAGGTCAAAAACTTCGCCGATGGCGCAAAAAAACTGATCGAAATGGTTCGCAGCGGCACATTTAATCTGGATATTGAAACTGCCTGCGCGCTTCACCAATATGTCGGCAAGGAAGAGGCTCTTGACTGGGGAGTCCTGCGATATTCAAAAGTTTCCATTCAAGGAACGGCATATATCCCGCCGAACGCAAGTCTTTTGCCGTCAATTGCAGAAAAGGGCTTCAGTTTTCTTCGCAATCAGATAGTTAATCCCATTGAACGCGCTTTTGCGGCGTTTCTCTTCATGTCCCGCTCTCAGTTCTTCTTTGACGCCAACAAACGCACTTCGGTCCTCATGATGAACGGGATTCTCCTTTCGAATGGATACTATCCTGTGACGGTCCTCAAAAAAGATAGTGAAGTTTTTTATGCAAAACTTGCCGTCTTTTATGAAACCGGCGACGCTGACGATATGATGGAATTTCTCGGTTCTCTCGCCGGGCAAATGTACGAATAG
- a CDS encoding universal stress protein, producing MRILVPVDGSTNSLNAVSFIASRQTLLGSNPDIELLNIQLPLPARACRLVGQDAIQRYYEDEAEKVFEPARKILQKVGFKAIESFVVGEPAPSIAKAAEKTSADLIVMGSRGQSAIKGLFFGSVSNGVLAQTKCPMLVIRGKATTEDDALRVGIAVDGSKYGRAAVRYALKHISLFGTGATFYLINVVSDYAGAVMPDMAGMALPALSEEEVLDLQREEFNEAVEPLRPLLAKAAIKAKEVCLVGNPGDEISAFARKRRLDLIVMGSHGYGRFKSAIMGSTATRIAATGNVPLLVIRQP from the coding sequence ATGCGCATTCTCGTACCGGTTGACGGCAGCACCAACTCCCTCAACGCTGTCTCGTTCATCGCATCGCGCCAGACGCTTCTCGGAAGCAATCCTGATATTGAGCTGCTCAACATTCAGCTTCCGCTGCCGGCCCGCGCCTGCCGCTTAGTCGGCCAGGACGCCATCCAGCGCTACTACGAGGATGAAGCGGAAAAGGTCTTTGAACCCGCCCGCAAGATCCTGCAGAAAGTAGGCTTCAAGGCCATTGAATCCTTCGTTGTGGGCGAACCCGCCCCGTCGATTGCAAAGGCGGCGGAAAAAACGAGCGCCGACCTCATCGTCATGGGTTCGCGCGGCCAGAGCGCCATCAAGGGACTCTTCTTCGGCTCGGTCTCAAACGGCGTCCTTGCTCAAACGAAGTGCCCGATGCTCGTCATCCGCGGCAAAGCCACCACTGAAGACGATGCGCTTCGCGTCGGCATCGCCGTCGACGGCTCGAAGTACGGCCGCGCTGCCGTGCGTTATGCCCTCAAGCACATTTCGCTTTTCGGCACCGGCGCTACCTTCTATCTGATCAATGTGGTGAGCGACTACGCAGGCGCCGTCATGCCCGACATGGCTGGCATGGCGCTTCCGGCACTTTCCGAAGAGGAAGTGCTTGACCTGCAGCGCGAGGAATTCAATGAAGCCGTTGAACCGCTTCGTCCGCTCCTCGCCAAGGCCGCCATCAAGGCGAAGGAAGTCTGCCTCGTCGGCAACCCGGGCGACGAAATCTCCGCCTTTGCCCGCAAGCGCCGGCTCGACCTCATCGTCATGGGCTCGCACGGCTACGGCCGCTTCAAGAGCGCCATCATGGGCTCGACCGCCACGCGCATTGCGGCAACAGGCAATGTGCCGCTCCTCGTGATCCGCCAGCCCTGA
- a CDS encoding methionine ABC transporter permease: protein MSNTLVSMISSSFLETIIMVLVSGGIGSALGIPLGILLFVTDKKSFMPMPKFHFCLAIVINALRSIPFIILLVAIIPFTRLVVGSSIGTAAAIVPLTIAVAPFIARIVETSLREVDKGLVEAAQAMGASHAQIVCKVLLPEALPGILAGLTIATVSLIGFSAMAGVVGGGGLGDLGIRYGYQRFMPEVMWPVVFVLIILVQGLQSLGDYLVRRLSHK from the coding sequence ATGTCTAATACGCTCGTCAGCATGATCTCGTCCTCCTTCCTCGAGACCATCATCATGGTGCTCGTCTCGGGAGGCATCGGCTCTGCACTCGGCATCCCGCTCGGCATTCTGCTCTTTGTTACGGACAAGAAGTCCTTCATGCCGATGCCGAAGTTCCACTTCTGCCTCGCCATCGTCATCAATGCGCTGCGCTCGATTCCGTTCATCATCCTCCTCGTCGCGATCATTCCGTTTACTCGCCTCGTGGTAGGTTCCTCCATCGGTACGGCGGCAGCCATTGTTCCGCTCACGATTGCGGTTGCGCCCTTCATTGCCCGTATTGTGGAAACGAGTCTTCGTGAAGTCGACAAGGGGCTTGTTGAAGCAGCTCAGGCCATGGGTGCTTCCCATGCGCAGATCGTCTGCAAGGTGCTCCTCCCTGAAGCGCTCCCCGGCATTCTCGCCGGCCTCACCATCGCTACCGTGAGTCTGATCGGCTTCTCCGCCATGGCGGGCGTCGTGGGCGGCGGCGGCCTCGGCGACCTCGGCATCCGCTACGGCTACCAGCGCTTCATGCCTGAAGTGATGTGGCCCGTCGTCTTCGTCCTCATCATTCTGGTTCAGGGCCTTCAGTCGCTCGGCGACTACCTCGTGCGCAGGCTCTCCCACAAGTAA
- the recA gene encoding recombinase RecA, giving the protein MATKNGARSQPVERKEGDERKKALSIALASIEKQFGKGAIMRMSDNLEPQNIEVCSTGSLSLDLALGVGGLPKGRIIEIFGPESSGKTTLSLQVIAEMQKTGGTCAFIDAEHALDIQYAQRLGVKVPDLLLSQPDTGEQALEIVDALVRSGSVDLIVVDSVAALTPKNEIEGVMGDSLPGLQARLMSQALRKLTTNISRTKCIVIFINQIRMKIGGYGNPETTAGGNALKFYSSVRLDIRRVGAIKKGDEVIGNETKVKVVKNKVAPPFKQVKFDILYGQGISRLGEIIDIGTELNVLEKSGAWYSYNGNRLGQGKEKVRDLLKENVELQQEIEKKIRELKGAHVSSITAVDDEDMEALDMPTADADVDDVPPAREVDDDL; this is encoded by the coding sequence ATGGCTACAAAGAACGGCGCACGCTCCCAGCCCGTGGAACGCAAGGAAGGCGACGAGCGCAAGAAGGCGCTGTCCATCGCGCTTGCCAGCATCGAAAAGCAGTTCGGCAAGGGCGCCATCATGCGCATGTCCGACAATCTCGAACCGCAGAACATTGAAGTCTGCTCGACCGGGTCGCTGTCGCTCGACCTCGCGCTCGGCGTGGGCGGGCTTCCGAAGGGGCGCATTATTGAGATCTTCGGGCCGGAATCCTCAGGCAAGACGACGCTCTCGCTTCAGGTGATTGCAGAAATGCAGAAGACGGGCGGCACCTGCGCCTTCATTGATGCCGAGCATGCGCTCGACATCCAGTATGCGCAGCGTCTCGGCGTTAAGGTCCCCGATCTCCTGCTTTCGCAGCCGGATACGGGCGAACAGGCGCTCGAAATCGTTGATGCGCTTGTGCGTTCGGGGTCAGTTGATCTGATCGTCGTTGACTCGGTGGCCGCGCTTACGCCCAAGAATGAAATCGAAGGCGTGATGGGCGATTCGCTGCCTGGTCTTCAGGCGCGTCTGATGTCCCAGGCGCTTCGCAAGCTCACCACCAATATTTCCCGCACGAAGTGCATTGTCATCTTCATCAACCAGATCCGCATGAAGATCGGCGGCTACGGCAATCCGGAGACCACCGCGGGCGGTAATGCACTCAAGTTCTACAGCTCCGTGCGTCTTGACATCCGCCGTGTGGGTGCGATCAAGAAGGGCGATGAAGTGATCGGCAACGAAACGAAAGTGAAGGTTGTCAAGAATAAAGTTGCGCCTCCCTTCAAGCAGGTGAAGTTCGACATCCTCTACGGTCAGGGCATTTCACGTCTCGGCGAAATTATCGACATCGGTACGGAACTCAATGTGCTCGAGAAGTCGGGCGCCTGGTACTCCTACAACGGGAATCGTCTCGGTCAGGGTAAGGAAAAGGTGCGTGATCTTCTGAAGGAAAACGTCGAGCTGCAGCAGGAGATTGAGAAAAAGATCCGCGAGCTTAAGGGTGCGCATGTTTCCAGCATCACTGCGGTGGATGATGAGGATATGGAGGCGCTCGACATGCCGACGGCCGATGCGGATGTGGACGATGTCCCGCCCGCCCGCGAAGTGGATGACGATCTCTAA
- a CDS encoding helix-turn-helix transcriptional regulator yields MTESLRKGSAIREPLRIFIAAENQAECDRIAQRLTRALDMKIAGSATSAAELEAAMRCDAKLDVLITDVMLGADDMAPVLTRIKHLRDDLDILIYTAFSQDPFVIRAILAGATGYILKGDQEDLVTSVRLLKGGGSPVSPTVARSVLRAIHSRTFAPQPPQPQKHETPENLLLSQRETEILTLLAKGISFSEIADILSISHHTVTAHIKKIYRKLQVHSRGEAVYEASCMGLLSDRIGS; encoded by the coding sequence ATGACAGAATCACTCAGGAAGGGATCCGCCATCCGCGAACCTCTGCGCATCTTCATTGCCGCCGAAAATCAGGCGGAGTGCGACCGCATCGCCCAGCGTCTCACGCGCGCACTTGACATGAAGATTGCGGGCAGCGCCACGAGCGCGGCCGAACTCGAAGCCGCCATGCGCTGCGACGCAAAGCTCGACGTGCTGATCACGGACGTCATGCTCGGGGCTGACGACATGGCCCCGGTTCTTACGCGCATCAAGCACCTGCGCGACGATCTCGACATTCTCATCTACACCGCCTTCTCGCAGGATCCGTTCGTCATCCGCGCCATTCTTGCGGGCGCCACCGGCTACATCCTCAAGGGAGACCAGGAAGACCTCGTCACGAGCGTGAGGCTTCTGAAGGGAGGGGGTTCTCCCGTATCGCCCACCGTGGCAAGAAGTGTTCTGCGCGCCATTCATTCGCGCACCTTTGCGCCTCAGCCCCCGCAGCCGCAGAAGCATGAGACGCCCGAGAATCTTCTGCTCTCGCAGCGCGAAACCGAAATTCTGACGCTCCTTGCCAAGGGGATTTCATTCTCAGAAATCGCCGACATTCTCTCGATTTCTCACCACACGGTGACGGCGCACATCAAGAAGATCTATCGAAAGCTTCAGGTGCATTCGAGAGGCGAAGCGGTCTACGAAGCCTCCTGCATGGGGCTTCTCTCAGACCGCATCGGCAGCTGA
- a CDS encoding undecaprenyl-diphosphate phosphatase, with protein sequence MDWLYSLQAAVLGIVEGLTEFLPISSTGHLIIASDIVGFAETPGADEFVVAIQSGAILAVCWYYRARILSILRGLFSNRKEQRLAINTIVAFLPAAVIGVLVAGVIKAYLFNPMTVAVALILGGFIILWIEGRQAKLGTQPRVATMDDMTWKDALLVGFMQCLAMIPGTSRSGATIIGGMVLGLSRRAATEFSFFLAIPTIFGATVYDLWKARNDLVLDNLPGLAIGTAVSFVSALLVVHWLLRFVAGHDFRGFGWYRIIFGIVILAATTMGWVEWRAV encoded by the coding sequence GTGGACTGGCTTTATTCTCTCCAGGCAGCCGTGCTCGGCATCGTCGAAGGTCTTACGGAATTCCTGCCGATCAGCTCAACGGGTCACCTCATCATTGCGAGCGACATTGTTGGCTTCGCAGAGACTCCGGGAGCCGACGAATTCGTTGTCGCCATTCAGTCCGGCGCCATTCTCGCGGTTTGCTGGTACTACCGTGCCCGGATTCTTTCGATCCTCAGGGGACTTTTCTCGAATCGAAAGGAGCAGAGGCTCGCGATCAACACGATCGTGGCATTTCTTCCGGCCGCGGTGATCGGGGTGCTTGTGGCGGGCGTCATCAAGGCTTATCTCTTCAACCCCATGACGGTGGCCGTTGCGCTTATCTTGGGCGGCTTCATCATTCTCTGGATCGAAGGGAGACAGGCGAAGCTCGGCACTCAGCCGAGAGTTGCCACGATGGACGACATGACCTGGAAGGATGCGCTTCTCGTGGGATTCATGCAGTGCCTTGCCATGATTCCAGGGACCAGCCGCTCGGGCGCCACCATTATCGGCGGCATGGTTCTGGGGCTTTCCCGTCGTGCGGCAACAGAATTTTCTTTCTTCCTGGCTATTCCGACGATTTTCGGCGCTACGGTCTACGACCTCTGGAAGGCTCGCAACGATCTGGTGCTCGACAACCTTCCCGGGCTTGCGATCGGCACGGCCGTCTCATTCGTGAGCGCGCTCCTAGTGGTTCACTGGCTCCTTCGTTTTGTGGCGGGCCACGATTTCCGCGGGTTCGGGTGGTACCGCATTATTTTCGGCATAGTGATTCTTGCCGCAACCACAATGGGGTGGGTTGAGTGGCGGGCGGTTTAG
- the ettA gene encoding energy-dependent translational throttle protein EttA, with product MAQYVFTMNRVGKIVPPKRQILKDISLSFFPGAKIGVLGLNGAGKSTLLKIMAGVDKDHEGEAIPMPGIKMGYLPQEPKLDPEQTVREAVEEGMGEVMQAQAKLDAVYAAYAEPDADFDALAAEQARLEAIIAAAGTDASTQMEIAADALRLPPWDAKIGVLSGGEKRRVALCRLLLSRPDMLLLDEPTNHLDAESVEWLEQFLHRFPGTVVAVTHDRYFLDNAAEWILELDRGEGIPWKGNYSSWLDQKERRLEIEKRQEDARMKAIKHELEWVRQNPKGRQAKSKARLSRFEELSSVEYQQRNETNEIFIPVAERLGNNVIEFSHVSKGFGDRLLIDDLSFVIPPGAIVGVIGPNGAGKSTLFKMIEGREKPDSGEIKIGPTVKLAAVDQMRDSLPNDKTAFEAVSGGQDILQVGKFSMQSRAYLGRFNFKGADQQKLVGNLSGGERGRLHLAKTLLAGGNVLLLDEPSNDLDVETLRALEEALLEFAGCALVTSHDRWFLDRIATHILAFEGDSKVVFFNGNYNEYEADKRRRLGEEGAKPKRLRFKPLKH from the coding sequence ATGGCACAGTACGTTTTCACGATGAATCGCGTCGGGAAGATCGTTCCCCCGAAGCGTCAGATTCTTAAGGACATTTCTCTTTCCTTCTTCCCCGGCGCCAAGATCGGCGTGCTCGGCCTCAACGGCGCGGGCAAGTCCACGCTCCTCAAGATCATGGCGGGCGTGGATAAGGACCATGAAGGCGAAGCGATTCCGATGCCCGGGATCAAGATGGGCTACCTTCCGCAGGAGCCTAAGCTCGACCCCGAGCAGACCGTTCGTGAAGCGGTAGAGGAAGGCATGGGCGAAGTCATGCAGGCTCAGGCAAAGCTTGATGCCGTCTATGCGGCATATGCCGAACCGGACGCGGATTTCGATGCGCTCGCCGCGGAACAGGCCCGCCTCGAGGCGATTATTGCGGCTGCCGGCACCGACGCCTCGACGCAGATGGAAATCGCCGCTGATGCGCTTCGCCTTCCGCCCTGGGACGCCAAGATCGGCGTGCTTTCGGGCGGCGAAAAGCGCCGCGTGGCGCTCTGCCGTCTTCTCCTTTCGCGTCCCGACATGCTGCTTCTCGACGAACCGACGAACCACCTGGACGCGGAGTCCGTCGAATGGCTTGAGCAGTTCCTGCACCGCTTCCCCGGAACGGTCGTCGCCGTGACGCATGACCGCTACTTCCTTGACAATGCTGCGGAGTGGATTCTTGAACTCGACCGCGGCGAAGGCATCCCCTGGAAGGGCAACTACTCCTCCTGGCTCGACCAGAAGGAGCGCCGTCTTGAGATCGAAAAGCGTCAGGAAGACGCCCGCATGAAGGCTATCAAGCACGAGCTCGAATGGGTTCGCCAGAATCCGAAGGGCCGTCAGGCGAAGTCGAAGGCACGACTTTCGCGCTTTGAAGAGCTCTCCTCGGTCGAATACCAGCAGCGCAACGAAACCAATGAGATTTTCATTCCGGTTGCCGAGCGCCTCGGCAACAACGTGATTGAATTCAGCCACGTCTCGAAGGGGTTCGGCGACAGGCTGCTGATCGACGATCTTTCCTTTGTCATTCCGCCCGGCGCCATCGTCGGCGTCATCGGTCCCAACGGTGCCGGCAAGTCGACGCTCTTCAAGATGATTGAAGGACGCGAAAAGCCGGATTCGGGCGAAATCAAGATCGGACCGACGGTGAAGCTTGCGGCCGTGGATCAGATGCGCGATTCGCTTCCCAACGACAAGACGGCCTTTGAAGCGGTTTCGGGCGGACAGGATATTCTCCAGGTCGGCAAGTTCTCGATGCAGAGCCGTGCCTACCTCGGGCGCTTCAACTTTAAGGGCGCCGATCAGCAGAAGCTCGTCGGAAACCTTTCGGGCGGCGAGCGCGGTCGACTTCACCTCGCAAAGACTCTTCTTGCGGGCGGGAACGTTCTGCTCCTTGACGAACCGTCAAACGACCTTGATGTTGAAACCCTGCGCGCGCTCGAAGAAGCGCTCCTCGAGTTTGCCGGCTGCGCGCTCGTGACGTCGCACGACCGCTGGTTCCTCGACCGTATTGCAACGCATATCCTCGCTTTCGAAGGCGATTCCAAGGTGGTCTTCTTCAACGGCAACTACAACGAGTACGAAGCCGACAAGCGCCGCCGTCTCGGCGAGGAAGGCGCGAAGCCCAAGCGCCTGCGCTTCAAGCCCCTGAAGCATTGA